From Macaca mulatta isolate MMU2019108-1 chromosome 1, T2T-MMU8v2.0, whole genome shotgun sequence, the proteins below share one genomic window:
- the LOC144340321 gene encoding uncharacterized protein LOC144340321 yields the protein MPFRKMFHLYSKQKALRQDRSQLGLGGPGTGLGSRIRPPSRGRARPQESPGFGHCRPGTVTRPAEHPRPARRDPAGSLRGRDSALASLAPHLFHTSPRGPTPRLPRRTLTAGASPGGGRPRSADYRATHNQQGEAAPKRGAQLNRQPAPRRARSCAGPTAQTRGRGARPPPPPRPAPSPTAQSCKGAPCYLRQGGGGGGRGSWLWSPVGPRVDTNHPCLPVRLWPLHPIFWGPGFSHTIETGPETGQKARLPPSDATAEANEPGTEVERPHRCCT from the exons ATGCCCTTCCGAAAAATGTTTCATCTTTATTCTAAACAGAAAGCACTACGCCAAGACAGGAGCCAGCTGGGCCTTGGGGGACCGGGCACTGGTCTTGGATCAAGAATCAGGCCGCCTTCCCGAGGGCGGGCGCGCCCCCAAGAGTCCCCCGGGTTCGGGCACTGCCGCCCCGGGACAGTGACGCGCCCAGCCGAGCACCCTCGCCCTGCTCGCCGCGACCCTGCGGGGTCACTGAGGGGCCGGGACTCGGCTCTCGCTTCGCTGGCCCCTCACCTCTTCCACACCTCCCCGCGAGGACCGACTCCGCGGCTGCCTAGGAGAACTCTGACCGCGGGCGCCTCACCCGGCGGGGGTCGCCCGCGAAGCGCAGATTACAGGGCGACCCACAATCAGCAAGGGGAGGCTGCTCCGAAGCGAGGAGCACAGCTCAACCGGCAGCCGGCGCCGCGCCGAGCTCGCTCCTGCGCGGGACCCACAGCGCAGACCCGCGGGCGGGGCGCGCGCCCGCCGCCTCCTCCCCGCCCGGCCCCTTCCCCCACGGCGCAGTCCTGCAAGGGGGCTCCCTGTTACCTGCGGCAGGGCGGCGGGGGAGGAGGCCGAGGGTCTTGGCTTTGGTCCCCTGTTGGCCCCCGTGTTGACACCAACCACCCCTGCCTGCCTGTAAGGCTGTGGCCACTACACCCAATCTTCTGGGGGCCGGGTTTCTCCCACACCATAGAGACGGGTCCGGAAACGGGACAGAAGGCCCGCCTTCCTCCCTCCGACGCCACCGCTGAGGCCAACGAACCAGGAACCGAGGTAGAGCGGCCGCACAG ATGCTgtacttga